A stretch of Candidatus Sulfotelmatobacter sp. DNA encodes these proteins:
- a CDS encoding plastocyanin/azurin family copper-binding protein: MSTNPVPAAAAKLPVLFRGMHRAAVTLALVLAAGAASGCSSGGSPMAPVAAGGGGGGMGGGGGSGGMSFSFGPFGAQQSAQLTFPNAGTFGYHCIAHQAMGMVGSVAVDAAGSDSAVVQIGLSGLSFSPSSAHIKPGGYVRWINVSSLTNHTVTNN, from the coding sequence ATGAGCACGAATCCGGTTCCGGCGGCCGCCGCGAAGCTCCCCGTCTTGTTCCGAGGCATGCATCGGGCGGCTGTCACCCTGGCCCTGGTGCTTGCGGCGGGGGCCGCCTCGGGCTGCTCGAGCGGCGGGTCGCCCATGGCGCCGGTCGCCGCCGGCGGTGGAGGAGGCGGCATGGGGGGCGGTGGTGGATCGGGCGGCATGTCATTCAGCTTCGGTCCCTTCGGCGCCCAGCAATCGGCGCAGCTCACTTTCCCGAACGCCGGCACCTTCGGCTATCACTGCATCGCGCATCAAGCCATGGGAATGGTGGGCTCCGTGGCGGTCGACGCCGCGGGCAGCGATTCCGCGGTAGTCCAGATCGGGCTGAGCGGCCTCAGCTTCAGCCCGTCGTCCGCGCACATCAAACCGGGCGGATACGTCCGCTGGATCAACGTCTCGAGCCTGACCAATCACACGGTGACCAACAATTGA
- a CDS encoding AraC family transcriptional regulator, with protein sequence MSRDTLSDVLRAVRLRGAFFFYIEGADPWVVETSRSSDLIPHILPGVEHMIEFHGVASGSCWAATVDGEPVQLREGDVVMFPQGDAHVMSSAPGMRARIMDGGLQFAPRPAQLPYSLSASGSGATTARLDGGGSSETTVVCGFLGCDARPFNPLLSSMPKVLRMPGLFSDASSWVAHLLRAVVEESSRKRPGGEAVLERMSEMLFVEVLRRYADSLPPDQPGWLAGLRDPAVGRALALMHERPAESWTLERLGEAAAISRSVLHERFVHFIGQPPMQYLARWRMQVAAGRLRDTDTKVNDIALDVGYESEAAFSRAFRRAVGESPGAWRRARRARPPGDRAALDA encoded by the coding sequence ATGAGCCGTGACACGCTTTCGGACGTACTGCGCGCGGTGCGGCTGCGCGGCGCGTTCTTCTTCTATATCGAAGGCGCCGACCCCTGGGTGGTCGAGACCTCGCGCTCGAGCGACCTCATCCCGCACATCCTTCCCGGCGTCGAACACATGATCGAGTTCCACGGGGTCGCGAGCGGGTCCTGCTGGGCCGCCACGGTGGACGGGGAGCCGGTGCAGCTGCGCGAAGGCGACGTCGTGATGTTCCCCCAGGGTGACGCCCACGTGATGTCGAGCGCGCCGGGGATGCGCGCCAGGATCATGGATGGGGGTCTCCAGTTCGCGCCGAGGCCGGCGCAGCTTCCCTACTCGCTGAGCGCATCCGGGAGCGGAGCGACCACCGCCCGGCTCGATGGCGGAGGCTCGAGCGAAACCACGGTGGTCTGCGGGTTCCTGGGCTGCGACGCCCGGCCGTTCAACCCCCTTCTGTCCTCGATGCCGAAGGTGCTTCGCATGCCCGGGCTGTTCTCGGATGCCTCTTCGTGGGTCGCCCACCTGCTGCGCGCGGTGGTCGAGGAGTCGAGCCGCAAGCGACCGGGCGGCGAGGCGGTGCTCGAGCGCATGAGCGAGATGCTGTTCGTCGAGGTGCTGCGTCGCTATGCCGACTCGCTTCCTCCCGACCAGCCGGGGTGGCTGGCCGGCCTGCGCGACCCGGCGGTGGGACGCGCGCTGGCGCTGATGCACGAGCGTCCTGCCGAGAGCTGGACGCTCGAGCGCCTCGGAGAAGCCGCCGCGATTTCACGCTCGGTCCTGCACGAGCGGTTCGTCCACTTCATCGGGCAGCCGCCGATGCAATACCTGGCGCGCTGGCGCATGCAGGTCGCTGCCGGGCGATTGCGCGACACCGACACCAAGGTCAACGACATCGCGCTGGATGTCGGCTACGAGAGCGAGGCGGCTTTCTCGCGCGCGTTTCGCCGGGCGGTCGGGGAGTCGCCGGGCGCCTGGCGCCGCGCGCGCCGCGCGCGACCCCCCGGAGACCGCGCGGCCCTCGACGCCTAG